In bacterium, a single window of DNA contains:
- a CDS encoding radical SAM protein, whose translation MEFKMILLNKYLQNKWAIANPTILYRAVRGFFRALVLRKNTLRLIELYPTFECQLKCIMCSVLKYEKKHLKKLDIPDYRLIAQGAGKLGAWCVTVLGGEPLLYNKIFDLISVFHKERYFTHIVSNGQAASEEVIRELKKAGLNALYFSLESIDPSENDRIRGSGTHEKAISGYEYAKKAGLITGLCPTMFPGELDKAEKVIQFCHEHGINSSGGQIAPIGCAEGFETLSDKEYSRVRDMLKQYPRLTYDWAFSYFLKQRCPSGKEKIGITCYGDVIGCSYNPLCFGNITSESLKKIWERMGRFSQFAKDFPGCLSAEDQYYIKNYLIPIYEKCSYPVFYSNHPFITKETEPLLFK comes from the coding sequence ATGGAATTTAAAATGATCTTATTGAATAAGTATTTACAAAACAAGTGGGCTATTGCAAATCCGACCATTTTATATAGGGCGGTCCGAGGATTTTTCAGAGCGTTGGTTCTCCGCAAAAATACTCTAAGGCTTATTGAATTGTATCCAACATTTGAATGTCAATTAAAATGCATAATGTGTTCAGTCTTGAAATACGAGAAAAAACATTTAAAAAAACTTGATATTCCTGATTACAGACTTATTGCCCAAGGAGCCGGTAAGTTAGGAGCATGGTGTGTCACTGTCCTTGGTGGCGAACCATTATTATATAACAAAATCTTTGATCTCATTTCCGTTTTTCACAAAGAGCGATACTTCACCCATATTGTTTCAAATGGTCAGGCTGCTTCAGAAGAAGTCATTCGTGAACTGAAAAAAGCCGGTCTGAATGCATTATACTTTAGTTTAGAAAGTATAGATCCTTCAGAGAACGACAGAATTCGCGGTTCCGGGACTCATGAAAAGGCTATATCTGGATATGAGTATGCGAAAAAGGCGGGGCTCATCACAGGATTGTGTCCCACTATGTTTCCCGGCGAATTGGATAAGGCTGAAAAGGTTATTCAGTTCTGTCATGAGCATGGTATCAATTCAAGTGGTGGCCAGATTGCCCCCATCGGTTGCGCCGAGGGTTTCGAGACACTTTCAGATAAAGAGTATTCACGGGTGCGTGATATGCTCAAACAGTATCCACGACTTACCTATGATTGGGCTTTTTCATATTTCTTAAAACAACGGTGCCCTTCCGGAAAGGAAAAAATCGGTATTACCTGTTATGGTGATGTTATAGGGTGTTCATATAACCCGTTATGTTTTGGGAATATTACCAGCGAATCCTTGAAAAAGATCTGGGAAAGAATGGGTAGATTTTCCCAGTTTGCAAAGGATTTTCCCGGATGTTTGTCCGCCGAAGATCAGTATTATATAAAAAATTATCTCATCCCTATATACGAGAAGTGTTCATATCCGGTTTTCTATTCAAACCATCCGTTCATTACAAAAGAAACCGAACCATTGTTATTTAAATAA